A single region of the Erythrobacter sp. HL-111 genome encodes:
- a CDS encoding YadA-like family protein codes for MPRPAPRIVPPAPLCPAAAALARMALAAAVLAALVAGAPAAADGAAQCTLDGVSPPVVATAEDGLQCGRTASAGGSFATALGNDADASGDRAVAVGNAARAPGTANTAIGQFARAGTTAATSNASALGQGALADASGATALGAGSRATGGNAVAIGLFSDAGADNAIAVGRFADAGAAGAMALGRSSAATAARALAIGELADAREAESIALGGSADASAAGAMALGQGSAASAQGAVALGRLSVADEANTVAVGSASLQRRIVHVAAGIADSDAVNLGQLNSALGDAIAGIEVGAPTPYLAISSAGIAASSSGTDTIALGREANAEGLNTTSLGSGTTATGVQSTAVGSGAGATGVGALAFGAFSQARSSFSTALGYSAFAPADQATAIGNRAQATNLGATAIGFETRALATDSAAIGTGAAANHAGATAIGAGAATSAARQVALGGAGSAVRIGDIEASTLAQVGPVDVVTVDANGTLGRQQAASAAAVANMRVSMNSLAAITDAQFGALENRVNGLDARLAGLDFRLEEVDRRARGGIVAAMALAGQMVVPDSNLSVSLNASTFGGEQGFAGSLAARLGQRLYLSAGIAGSSAPESTGGRVGLAVGF; via the coding sequence ATGCCCCGTCCCGCGCCCCGGATCGTCCCTCCCGCACCGCTCTGCCCGGCTGCGGCTGCGCTCGCCCGCATGGCGCTTGCCGCCGCCGTCCTTGCCGCGCTGGTCGCCGGTGCGCCCGCCGCGGCGGACGGGGCGGCCCAATGCACGCTCGACGGTGTTTCCCCGCCCGTGGTCGCCACGGCCGAGGACGGGCTCCAGTGCGGCCGCACGGCAAGCGCGGGGGGAAGCTTCGCCACGGCTCTCGGCAACGACGCCGATGCCTCCGGGGACCGCGCGGTGGCGGTCGGCAACGCCGCCCGCGCGCCCGGCACGGCGAACACCGCTATCGGCCAGTTCGCCCGGGCGGGGACCACGGCCGCCACCAGCAATGCGAGCGCGCTGGGCCAGGGCGCGCTGGCCGATGCCTCGGGCGCGACCGCGCTCGGGGCGGGCAGCCGGGCGACCGGCGGAAACGCGGTCGCGATCGGGCTGTTCTCGGACGCGGGGGCGGACAATGCGATCGCGGTCGGCCGTTTCGCCGATGCCGGAGCGGCGGGCGCGATGGCGCTCGGCCGGTCGTCCGCCGCGACGGCGGCGCGGGCGCTCGCGATCGGCGAACTCGCCGACGCGCGCGAGGCGGAAAGCATCGCGCTCGGCGGATCGGCCGATGCGAGCGCGGCGGGCGCGATGGCCCTCGGTCAGGGCAGCGCGGCGAGCGCACAGGGCGCGGTCGCGCTCGGCCGTCTCTCCGTCGCCGACGAGGCGAACACGGTCGCGGTCGGATCGGCCAGCCTGCAGCGCCGGATCGTCCACGTCGCCGCCGGGATCGCCGACAGCGACGCGGTCAATCTCGGCCAGTTGAACAGCGCGCTCGGCGATGCGATCGCCGGGATCGAGGTCGGCGCGCCGACGCCCTATCTCGCGATCAGCTCGGCGGGGATCGCGGCGAGCTCGAGCGGGACCGACACGATCGCGCTCGGGCGCGAGGCGAACGCGGAAGGGCTCAACACCACCTCGCTCGGATCGGGCACCACGGCGACCGGCGTGCAATCGACCGCGGTCGGATCGGGCGCGGGGGCGACGGGGGTGGGCGCGCTCGCCTTCGGTGCCTTCTCTCAGGCGCGCAGCAGCTTTTCGACCGCGCTCGGCTATTCCGCCTTCGCGCCCGCGGACCAGGCGACCGCGATCGGCAACCGCGCGCAGGCGACGAACCTCGGGGCCACCGCGATCGGGTTCGAGACCCGCGCGCTCGCGACCGATTCGGCGGCGATCGGCACAGGCGCGGCGGCGAACCATGCCGGCGCCACCGCGATCGGCGCGGGCGCGGCGACCAGTGCGGCGCGGCAGGTCGCGCTCGGCGGGGCGGGCAGCGCGGTGAGGATCGGCGACATCGAGGCCTCGACCCTCGCGCAGGTCGGCCCGGTCGATGTCGTCACCGTCGATGCTAACGGCACGCTCGGGCGGCAGCAGGCCGCGAGCGCCGCCGCGGTCGCCAACATGCGGGTTTCGATGAACAGCCTCGCGGCGATCACCGACGCGCAGTTCGGCGCGCTCGAAAACCGGGTGAACGGCCTCGATGCGCGCCTCGCAGGCCTGGACTTCCGGCTCGAGGAGGTCGACCGGCGCGCGCGCGGCGGGATCGTGGCGGCGATGGCGCTGGCCGGGCAGATGGTGGTGCCGGACAGCAATCTATCGGTCAGCCTCAACGCCTCGACCTTCGGCGGCGAACAGGGCTTTGCCGGATCGCTCGCGGCGCGGCTCGGGCAACGGCTCTACCTCTCGGCCGGCATCGCCGGGTCGAGCGCGCCGGAAAGCACCGGCGGGCGGGTCGGCCTCGCGGTCGGTTTCTGA
- a CDS encoding MipA/OmpV family protein, translated as MKSPPPFSLPLSSALALALAAPAAAGEAHALRAEPAALGADRVTAGAEGDAGFDLAAAKGAQDAPASAAPQDGAQQEQEREQEPEPAREEEAPADARLPTGMQGMKPVFDRNWVTLGLGAGLVPSYAGSDDYIVFPLPLIVGRLGGVGLNPNGPGITLNLLSQRAVPGQPGGTSFQFGPAFRIRNDRNARIVDEVVEAAGKLDVAAEVGVNAGVSFPRVLNRFDSLTVATQVRWDILGAHNGMLVEPNIGYTTPLGPATVINLQVGMQFVDDSFADYYFTVDPAQSAASGLPQFRADGGLNSAGTTAIINYDLSGNVLDGGFSIYGVAGYSRLFGDAQDTPYTALRGNPDQFIGGIGVGYTF; from the coding sequence GTGAAGTCACCCCCGCCGTTTTCGCTCCCGCTCTCCTCCGCCCTCGCGCTGGCGCTCGCCGCCCCCGCCGCTGCCGGTGAAGCGCACGCCCTGCGCGCCGAGCCCGCCGCCCTCGGTGCCGATCGGGTGACGGCGGGAGCGGAGGGCGACGCCGGCTTCGATCTCGCCGCAGCGAAGGGCGCGCAGGACGCGCCCGCTTCCGCGGCCCCGCAGGACGGGGCGCAGCAGGAGCAGGAGCGGGAACAGGAGCCGGAGCCGGCGCGGGAGGAGGAGGCCCCGGCCGACGCGCGGCTGCCGACTGGGATGCAGGGCATGAAGCCGGTGTTCGACCGCAACTGGGTGACGCTCGGCCTCGGCGCGGGACTTGTCCCCAGCTATGCCGGGTCGGACGACTACATCGTCTTTCCCCTGCCGCTGATCGTCGGCCGGCTGGGCGGCGTGGGGCTCAACCCGAACGGCCCAGGCATCACGCTCAACCTGCTTTCGCAGCGCGCCGTGCCCGGCCAGCCCGGCGGGACCAGCTTCCAGTTCGGCCCCGCCTTCCGCATCAGGAACGACCGCAATGCGCGCATCGTCGACGAAGTGGTGGAAGCCGCGGGCAAGCTCGATGTCGCTGCGGAAGTCGGTGTCAATGCCGGGGTGAGCTTTCCGCGCGTGCTCAACCGGTTCGATTCGCTGACCGTGGCGACCCAGGTGCGCTGGGACATCCTCGGCGCGCATAACGGGATGCTGGTCGAGCCGAACATCGGCTACACCACGCCGCTCGGCCCGGCGACGGTGATCAACCTGCAGGTCGGGATGCAGTTCGTCGACGACAGCTTCGCCGACTACTATTTCACCGTCGACCCAGCCCAGAGCGCGGCGAGCGGCCTGCCGCAATTCCGCGCCGATGGCGGGCTCAACAGCGCCGGGACGACGGCGATCATCAATTACGACCTCAGCGGGAACGTGCTCGACGGGGGCTTCAGCATCTACGGCGTGGCGGGCTATTCGCGCCTGTTCGGGGACGCGCAAGACACGCCCTACACGGCCCTGCGCGGCAATCCCGACCAGTTCATCGGCGGGATCGGGGTCGGCTACACGTTCTGA
- a CDS encoding endonuclease domain-containing protein, producing MSLPETLLWRELRKRPGGYKFRRQHPAGEFVLDFYCTRARLDIEIDGWVHESTQRAERDGQRSAFLRSQGIATTRIPAKRVLEDLDAVITRLVVICDERIDKVMMPLHQPAAGPPPRSGEES from the coding sequence ATGTCGCTGCCGGAAACCCTGCTCTGGCGTGAGCTTCGAAAGCGACCGGGCGGATACAAATTCCGTCGCCAGCATCCGGCAGGAGAATTCGTGCTGGACTTCTACTGCACGAGGGCGCGGCTCGACATCGAGATCGACGGCTGGGTACACGAAAGCACCCAGAGGGCCGAGCGCGACGGTCAGCGCTCGGCATTCCTTCGTTCGCAGGGGATCGCGACAACGCGTATTCCGGCCAAAAGGGTGCTTGAAGATTTGGACGCGGTCATTACGCGGCTGGTCGTGATTTGCGATGAACGGATTGACAAGGTGATGATGCCCCTCCACCAGCCTGCGGCTGGCCCCCCTCCCCGTTCCGGGGAGGAATCATGA
- the crtY gene encoding lycopene beta-cyclase CrtY yields the protein MSDSSPTPATGPEAQRGPKPAELEPRDVVIVGGGLAGGLLALALLRRAPAIRFTLVEAGKTLGGNHRWSWFATDLAEACADLLGEFPLARWDAGYDIAFPGYGRTLGTSYRSLASEDFHKHLAAAIPAENLLLGKRVAGLDAGGVTLADGTRIAARRVVDCRTFRPSDKLAGGWQVFLGQHIRCHEPHGLTRPVIMDATVDQLAPHGNGAAYRFVYVLPLSEDEVFVEDTYYADHPRMDRDLLASRTRAYARTKGWRGEVIGSETGILPVISGGDFEGVIEDLAIPGVAIAGSRGGFSHPLTSYTLPFAASNAVEIAALLADHPDTTGEDLARFCEDRARHHWRETSFYRMLSRMLFEAADPGRRVNVFKHFYGLSGELVERFYAGQSTWPDRLRILSGKPPVAIGRAMRAMVSRGKPFRMEKTA from the coding sequence ATGAGCGACTCGTCCCCGACCCCCGCCACCGGCCCCGAGGCGCAGCGCGGACCGAAGCCGGCCGAGCTCGAACCGCGCGACGTCGTGATCGTCGGCGGCGGGCTCGCAGGCGGCCTGCTTGCGCTCGCGCTGCTGCGCCGCGCGCCCGCAATCCGCTTCACCCTTGTCGAGGCGGGCAAGACGCTCGGCGGCAACCACCGCTGGAGCTGGTTCGCGACCGACCTTGCCGAAGCCTGCGCCGACCTGCTCGGCGAATTCCCGCTGGCGCGCTGGGATGCGGGCTACGACATCGCCTTTCCGGGCTATGGCCGCACGCTCGGCACCTCCTATCGCTCGCTCGCCTCGGAGGATTTCCACAAGCATCTCGCCGCGGCGATCCCGGCGGAAAACCTGCTTCTCGGCAAGCGCGTGGCCGGGCTCGACGCGGGCGGCGTGACGCTGGCGGACGGGACGCGGATCGCGGCCAGGCGCGTGGTGGACTGCCGCACCTTCAGGCCGTCGGACAAGCTCGCGGGCGGGTGGCAGGTCTTCCTCGGCCAGCACATCCGCTGCCACGAACCCCACGGCCTCACCCGCCCCGTCATCATGGACGCGACGGTCGACCAGCTCGCCCCCCACGGCAACGGCGCGGCCTACCGCTTCGTCTATGTCCTGCCCTTGAGCGAGGACGAGGTCTTCGTCGAGGACACCTATTACGCCGACCACCCGCGGATGGACCGCGACCTGCTGGCCAGCCGCACCCGCGCCTATGCCCGCACAAAAGGCTGGCGCGGCGAGGTGATCGGCAGCGAAACGGGCATCCTGCCGGTGATCTCGGGCGGGGATTTCGAAGGCGTGATCGAAGACCTCGCCATTCCCGGCGTCGCCATCGCCGGATCGCGCGGCGGCTTTTCGCACCCGCTCACCAGCTACACCCTGCCCTTCGCCGCTTCCAACGCGGTCGAAATCGCCGCGCTGCTGGCCGATCACCCGGACACCACGGGCGAGGACCTGGCGCGCTTCTGCGAGGATCGCGCGCGGCACCACTGGCGCGAGACGAGCTTTTACCGGATGCTTTCGCGGATGCTGTTCGAAGCGGCCGATCCCGGACGGCGCGTCAACGTGTTCAAGCATTTCTACGGCCTGTCGGGCGAGCTCGTCGAACGTTTCTATGCCGGCCAGTCGACCTGGCCCGACCGGCTTCGCATCCTCAGCGGCAAGCCGCCCGTAGCTATAGGCCGTGCGATGCGTGCGATGGTTTCGCGCGGAAAGCCTTTCAGAATGGAGAAAACGGCATGA
- a CDS encoding TIGR00730 family Rossman fold protein, producing the protein MKRLAVYCGSASPADPRYIELAEDVGAALAQRGIGVVYGGGRLGLMGAVAKGAKAAGGEVIGIIPESLVRAEVANHDCDELIAVSGMHERKQKFTDLSDGFVTLPGGVGTMDELWEAMSWAQLGYHSDPVGLLNAYGFFDHLIAFNAHMAAVGFVRPAHQNILIHATRLPDLLDRMQAYVPHTPIFRMKAEDL; encoded by the coding sequence ATGAAACGTCTTGCCGTCTATTGCGGCTCCGCCAGTCCGGCCGATCCTCGCTATATCGAGCTGGCCGAAGATGTCGGCGCCGCGCTTGCCCAGCGCGGGATCGGCGTGGTCTATGGCGGCGGCAGGCTCGGCCTGATGGGCGCGGTCGCCAAGGGCGCGAAGGCGGCCGGCGGCGAGGTCATCGGGATCATCCCCGAAAGCCTCGTGCGCGCCGAGGTCGCGAATCACGACTGCGACGAGCTGATCGCGGTCTCCGGGATGCACGAGCGCAAGCAGAAGTTCACCGACCTCTCCGACGGTTTCGTGACCCTGCCCGGCGGGGTCGGCACGATGGACGAATTGTGGGAGGCGATGAGCTGGGCGCAGCTCGGATACCATTCGGACCCGGTCGGGCTCCTCAACGCCTACGGTTTCTTCGACCATCTCATCGCCTTCAACGCGCACATGGCAGCGGTCGGTTTCGTGCGGCCCGCGCACCAGAACATCCTGATCCACGCCACGCGCCTGCCCGACCTGCTCGACAGGATGCAGGCCTATGTTCCCCACACCCCGATCTTCCGCATGAAGGCCGAGGACCTCTAA
- a CDS encoding phytoene desaturase, translated as MAGRYAGRKACVIGSGFGGMALALRLQSHGIATTVVEARDKPGGRAYFWEKDGFTFDAGPTVITDPPCLEELWQLTGHDIAEDVELMKVMPFYRLNWPDGTNFDYSNDEDSLNAEIAKLEPEDVVGYARFLEYSQRVYEEGYLKLGTVPFLDFKTMLKAAPALVREQAWRSIYSMVSSYIRNDKLREAFSFHSLLVGGNPMKTSSIYALIHKLEKDGGVWWARGGTNRLIAGMVRHFERLGGTMRVGDPVVQVHTMGTRATEVETKSGWKQRFDAVASNADIMHSYKDLLSGSQRGQKMAKSLGRKSFSPSLFVVHFGLKGTWPGIAHHMILFANRYKGLLDDIYSNGVLPEDFAIYLHHPTVTDPSMAPAGMSTFYALVPVAHMGKMPVDWDEVGPKLEKMILDELERRLIPDIHERIVTKFSYAPKDFATDLSAHMGSAFSLEPVLWQSAYLRGHNRDDVIGNFYLVGAGTHPGAGIPGVVGSAKATAGLMLEDLARVDA; from the coding sequence ATGGCCGGACGCTATGCCGGCAGGAAGGCCTGCGTCATCGGCTCGGGATTCGGCGGCATGGCCCTTGCCCTGCGGCTCCAGTCGCACGGCATCGCGACCACCGTGGTCGAGGCGCGCGACAAGCCCGGCGGGCGCGCCTATTTCTGGGAAAAGGACGGTTTTACCTTCGATGCCGGGCCAACCGTCATCACCGACCCGCCCTGCCTCGAGGAGCTCTGGCAGCTGACCGGCCACGACATCGCCGAGGATGTCGAGCTGATGAAGGTCATGCCCTTCTATCGCCTCAACTGGCCCGACGGTACGAATTTCGACTATTCGAACGACGAGGACAGCCTCAACGCCGAGATCGCCAAGCTAGAACCCGAAGACGTGGTGGGCTATGCGCGCTTCCTCGAATATTCGCAGCGCGTCTACGAGGAAGGCTATCTCAAGCTCGGGACCGTGCCCTTCCTCGATTTCAAGACCATGCTGAAAGCCGCCCCGGCGCTGGTGCGCGAACAGGCCTGGCGCAGCATCTATTCGATGGTGTCGAGCTACATCAGGAACGACAAGCTGCGCGAAGCCTTCAGCTTCCATTCGCTGCTGGTCGGCGGCAATCCGATGAAGACCTCGAGCATCTACGCGCTGATCCACAAGCTCGAAAAGGACGGCGGCGTGTGGTGGGCGCGCGGCGGCACGAACCGCCTGATCGCCGGGATGGTGCGCCATTTCGAACGGCTCGGCGGGACGATGCGCGTCGGCGATCCGGTGGTGCAGGTCCACACCATGGGCACGCGCGCGACCGAGGTCGAAACGAAATCGGGCTGGAAACAGCGTTTCGACGCCGTCGCTTCCAATGCCGACATCATGCATTCCTACAAGGACCTGCTGTCGGGTTCGCAGCGCGGGCAGAAGATGGCGAAGTCGCTCGGCCGCAAGAGCTTTTCGCCCAGCCTGTTCGTGGTCCATTTCGGGCTGAAGGGCACGTGGCCGGGCATCGCGCACCACATGATCCTGTTCGCCAACCGCTACAAGGGCCTGCTCGACGACATCTATTCGAACGGCGTGTTGCCGGAGGATTTCGCGATCTACCTGCACCACCCGACCGTCACCGATCCCTCAATGGCGCCTGCGGGCATGAGCACCTTCTACGCGCTCGTCCCCGTCGCCCACATGGGCAAGATGCCGGTCGACTGGGACGAGGTCGGGCCGAAACTCGAAAAGATGATCCTCGACGAGCTCGAACGCCGCCTGATCCCCGACATCCACGAACGGATCGTGACCAAGTTCAGCTACGCGCCCAAGGATTTCGCGACCGACCTTTCCGCCCACATGGGCAGCGCCTTCAGCCTCGAACCCGTGCTGTGGCAGAGCGCCTACCTGCGCGGCCACAACCGCGACGACGTGATCGGGAACTTCTACCTGGTCGGCGCGGGCACCCACCCGGGCGCGGGCATTCCGGGCGTGGTGGGGAGCGCGAAGGCCACTGCCGGGCTGATGCTGGAGGACCTGGCGCGGGTGGACGCGTGA
- a CDS encoding S9 family peptidase, with translation MTRITLLAAALTASVSLAATAASARPMTPEDVAKLEALGAMAVAPDGRSIAYTTGSHPDVTEGEEDGGYRGELKVATGPNEARAYLPDDISPGQVAFAPDGSMVTFLWARDADETAVWGVPVAGGTYRKLAAVPDAGVRAYEIAPDGKAIYMLAGPGPDERREAEHEAGFDAKVYEEEFRPARLFAATIGEEPDENPREIALPGFVSAFDVAPDGERALVLTAPTPLVDDSYTSMRVNLIDLATGEVTAVVETPGKLGDVEWSPDGTQLSLIAAVDMNDPAATTLHLVDAATGEYRALNAGAAEAAVDAEWLDDGRLAAVIHIGARSALRIYDADGALAEEHDPGSLILTRVEAAGGTLAVAADSPLHPSELFVWDSGAPGSEETGKFRRWTTHNPWLAEIDFGRQRRYTYTATDGQEIEGVLIEPVGGAPAGGAPTIMNIHGGPEAHESNGWQTAYSKPGQVAAGQGYAVFLPNYRGSTGYGVAFAKQHQGRYTDPEFRDIVDAKKALVAEGIADPDRTGITGGSYGGYASGWGATYYSDEFAAAVMFVGISNQVSKFGTGDIPNEMHNVHSLAWPWEDWLGMLEVSPVYHVDKANTPILIMHGEDDTRVDPGQSLELYRSIKLRKPEVPVRLVFYPGEGHGNRGAAARYDYNLRMMRWFDTYLKTGDRRAPLPDPRPTLAEGAVATGEE, from the coding sequence ATGACCCGCATCACCCTTCTCGCCGCCGCGCTCACCGCCTCGGTCTCGCTCGCCGCGACCGCCGCCAGCGCGCGCCCGATGACGCCCGAGGACGTGGCGAAGCTCGAGGCGCTGGGCGCGATGGCGGTCGCGCCCGACGGGAGGAGCATCGCCTACACCACCGGATCGCACCCCGACGTGACCGAGGGCGAGGAGGACGGCGGCTATCGCGGCGAGCTCAAGGTGGCGACCGGCCCGAACGAGGCGCGCGCCTATCTGCCCGACGACATCAGCCCCGGACAGGTCGCATTCGCCCCCGACGGGTCGATGGTGACCTTCCTCTGGGCCAGGGACGCGGACGAAACCGCCGTCTGGGGCGTGCCGGTCGCGGGCGGGACCTACCGGAAACTCGCCGCCGTGCCGGACGCCGGCGTGCGCGCCTACGAGATCGCGCCCGACGGCAAGGCGATCTACATGCTCGCCGGGCCCGGCCCGGACGAGCGGCGCGAGGCCGAACACGAGGCGGGCTTCGATGCGAAGGTCTACGAGGAGGAATTCCGCCCCGCCCGCCTGTTCGCGGCGACGATCGGCGAGGAACCGGACGAGAACCCGCGCGAGATCGCCCTGCCCGGCTTCGTCAGCGCCTTCGACGTCGCGCCCGACGGCGAGCGCGCGCTCGTCCTGACGGCGCCCACCCCGCTGGTCGACGACAGCTACACCTCGATGCGCGTAAACCTGATCGACCTCGCCACCGGCGAGGTGACCGCGGTGGTCGAGACGCCGGGCAAGCTCGGCGATGTCGAATGGTCGCCGGACGGGACGCAATTGTCACTTATCGCGGCGGTCGACATGAACGATCCGGCGGCCACCACGCTGCACCTCGTCGATGCGGCGACCGGCGAATATCGCGCGCTCAACGCCGGGGCCGCGGAAGCCGCGGTCGATGCCGAATGGCTCGATGACGGCCGGCTCGCCGCGGTCATCCACATCGGCGCGCGCTCGGCCCTGCGGATCTACGATGCCGACGGGGCGCTGGCGGAGGAACACGATCCCGGCTCGCTCATCCTCACCCGGGTCGAGGCGGCGGGCGGAACGCTCGCGGTCGCGGCCGACAGCCCGCTGCACCCGAGCGAGCTTTTCGTGTGGGATTCAGGCGCCCCCGGCTCGGAGGAAACCGGCAAGTTCCGGCGCTGGACGACGCACAATCCCTGGCTGGCCGAAATCGATTTCGGCAGGCAGCGCCGCTACACCTACACGGCCACCGACGGGCAGGAGATCGAGGGCGTGCTGATCGAACCGGTCGGCGGCGCTCCGGCGGGTGGCGCGCCGACCATCATGAACATTCACGGCGGGCCCGAGGCGCACGAAAGCAACGGCTGGCAGACCGCCTATTCCAAGCCCGGCCAGGTCGCCGCGGGACAGGGCTATGCCGTGTTCCTGCCGAACTATCGCGGCTCGACCGGCTACGGTGTCGCCTTCGCCAAGCAGCACCAGGGCAGGTATACCGACCCAGAATTCCGCGACATCGTCGATGCGAAGAAGGCGCTGGTGGCCGAAGGGATCGCCGATCCCGACCGCACCGGGATCACCGGCGGGTCCTATGGCGGCTATGCGAGCGGATGGGGCGCGACCTATTATTCGGACGAATTCGCCGCCGCCGTGATGTTCGTCGGCATTTCGAACCAGGTCAGCAAGTTCGGCACGGGCGACATTCCCAACGAGATGCACAACGTCCATTCGCTCGCCTGGCCCTGGGAGGACTGGCTCGGGATGCTCGAGGTTTCGCCGGTCTATCACGTCGACAAGGCGAACACCCCGATCCTCATCATGCACGGCGAGGACGACACGCGGGTCGATCCGGGCCAGAGCCTCGAGCTCTATCGCAGCATCAAGCTTAGGAAGCCCGAGGTCCCGGTCCGACTGGTGTTCTATCCGGGCGAGGGGCACGGCAACCGGGGCGCGGCGGCGCGTTACGATTACAACCTTCGCATGATGCGCTGGTTCGACACCTATCTCAAGACGGGCGACCGCCGCGCGCCCCTGCCCGACCCGCGCCCGACGCTCGCCGAAGGCGCGGTGGCGACAGGCGAGGAATAG
- the thiC gene encoding phosphomethylpyrimidine synthase ThiC — MADINSPVEIGVTTGPIRGSRKIHVGARTGTGVRVAMREIMLEGGEPPVRVYDTSGPYTDPDANIDIHAGLPALRREWIMARGDVEDYEGREVRPEDNGQLGPDRSGGVAQFPNVVKRPLRAKAGANVTQMHYARRGIITPEMEYVAERENLGREIAADLVRDGESWGAEIPDVITPEFVRSEVARGRAIIPSNINHPESEPMAIGRNFLVKINANIGNSAVASDVAQEVDKMVWATRWGADTIMDLSTGRNIHDTREWIIRNSPVPIGTVPIYQALEKVGGVAEDLTWEIFRDTLIEQAEQGVDYFTIHAGVRLPFVPMAAKRVTGIVSRGGSIMAKWCLAHHKESFLYEHFDEITEIMKAYDIAYSLGDGLRPGSIADANDEAQFAELYTLGELTKRAWEQDVQVMIEGPGHVPMHKIKENMERQLAACGEAPFYTLGPLVTDIAPGYDHITSGIGAAQIGWYGTAMLCYVTPKEHLGLPDRDDVKVGVVTYKLAAHAADLAKGHPAAQVRDDALSKARFEFRWRDQFNLSLDPDTAEQYHDQTLPAEGAKTAHFCSMCGPKFCSMKISQEVRDFAAKQNSDPDSFLAATSPEAVAEAEKGMEEMSRLYDAKGRRLYLPEDAAE, encoded by the coding sequence ATGGCCGACATCAACAGCCCCGTCGAAATCGGCGTCACCACCGGACCCATCCGCGGCAGCCGCAAGATCCATGTCGGCGCGCGCACCGGAACCGGCGTGCGAGTCGCGATGCGCGAGATCATGCTCGAAGGCGGGGAGCCGCCGGTGCGCGTCTACGACACCTCCGGCCCCTACACCGATCCGGATGCGAACATCGACATCCACGCGGGCCTCCCGGCGCTGCGGCGCGAGTGGATCATGGCGCGCGGCGATGTCGAGGATTACGAGGGCCGCGAGGTCAGGCCCGAGGACAACGGGCAACTCGGTCCCGACCGTTCGGGCGGGGTCGCGCAGTTCCCCAATGTCGTGAAGCGTCCCCTGCGGGCGAAAGCGGGCGCGAACGTCACGCAGATGCACTATGCGAGGCGCGGCATCATCACGCCCGAAATGGAATATGTCGCAGAACGCGAGAACCTCGGCCGCGAGATCGCCGCGGACCTCGTGCGCGACGGGGAAAGCTGGGGCGCGGAAATCCCCGATGTCATCACCCCCGAATTCGTCCGCTCCGAAGTGGCGCGGGGGCGGGCGATCATCCCGTCCAACATCAACCACCCCGAAAGCGAACCGATGGCGATCGGGCGCAATTTCCTCGTCAAGATCAACGCCAATATCGGCAATTCCGCGGTCGCCTCGGACGTGGCGCAGGAAGTCGACAAGATGGTCTGGGCGACCCGCTGGGGCGCGGACACGATCATGGACCTGTCGACGGGCCGCAACATCCACGACACGCGCGAATGGATCATCCGCAACAGCCCCGTGCCGATCGGGACCGTGCCGATCTACCAGGCATTGGAGAAGGTCGGCGGCGTGGCAGAGGACCTTACCTGGGAAATCTTCCGCGACACGCTGATCGAACAGGCCGAACAGGGCGTCGACTACTTCACCATCCACGCCGGCGTTCGCCTGCCCTTCGTGCCGATGGCGGCAAAGCGGGTCACGGGCATCGTCAGCCGCGGCGGGTCGATCATGGCGAAATGGTGCCTCGCCCACCACAAGGAGTCCTTCCTCTACGAACATTTCGACGAGATCACCGAGATCATGAAGGCCTATGACATCGCCTATTCGCTGGGCGACGGCCTGCGCCCCGGATCGATCGCCGACGCCAATGACGAAGCCCAGTTCGCCGAGCTCTACACCTTGGGCGAGCTGACCAAGCGCGCCTGGGAACAGGACGTGCAGGTGATGATCGAAGGCCCGGGCCATGTCCCGATGCACAAGATCAAGGAGAACATGGAAAGGCAGCTCGCCGCCTGCGGCGAAGCGCCGTTCTACACGCTCGGCCCGCTCGTCACCGACATCGCGCCGGGATACGACCACATCACCAGCGGCATCGGCGCGGCGCAGATCGGGTGGTACGGCACCGCGATGCTCTGCTACGTCACGCCCAAGGAACATCTCGGCCTGCCCGACCGCGACGACGTCAAGGTGGGCGTCGTCACCTACAAGCTCGCCGCGCACGCAGCCGACCTCGCCAAGGGCCATCCGGCGGCGCAGGTCCGCGACGATGCGCTCTCCAAGGCGCGTTTCGAATTCCGCTGGCGCGACCAGTTCAACCTCAGCCTCGATCCCGACACGGCCGAGCAGTACCATGACCAGACCCTGCCGGCCGAAGGCGCGAAGACGGCGCATTTCTGCTCGATGTGCGGGCCGAAGTTCTGCTCGATGAAGATCAGCCAGGAAGTGCGCGATTTCGCGGCAAAGCAGAATTCGGACCCCGACAGCTTCCTCGCCGCGACCTCGCCCGAGGCGGTGGCAGAGGCGGAGAAGGGCATGGAGGAGATGAGCAGGCTCTACGACGCCAAGGGCCGCCGCCTCTACCTGCCCGAGGACGCCGCCGAATGA